The Actinomyces faecalis genome includes the window GAACGGCGCGGCCGGCGCGGGTGCTCATGCGCGTGCGGAAGCCGTGCACCTTGGCGCGACGACGGTTGTTCGGCTGGAAGGTCCGCTTGCTCACGGGTGTACTCC containing:
- the rpmH gene encoding 50S ribosomal protein L34 — its product is MSKRTFQPNNRRRAKVHGFRTRMSTRAGRAVLASRRRKGRARLAA